The following coding sequences lie in one Aspergillus puulaauensis MK2 DNA, chromosome 3, nearly complete sequence genomic window:
- a CDS encoding type I polyketide synthase (COG:I;~EggNog:ENOG410QD83;~InterPro:IPR016036,IPR016035,IPR016039,IPR018201, IPR042104,IPR014030,IPR014031,IPR013968,IPR001227, IPR032821,IPR014043,IPR020806,IPR020807,IPR020841, IPR009081,IPR036736,IPR036291;~PFAM:PF16197,PF00550,PF02801,PF00698,PF08659, PF14765,PF00109;~SMCOG1022:Beta-ketoacyl synthase;~antiSMASH:Cluster_3.3;~go_function: GO:0004315 - 3-oxoacyl-[acyl-carrier-protein] synthase activity [Evidence IEA];~go_function: GO:0016740 - transferase activity [Evidence IEA];~go_function: GO:0016746 - transferase activity, transferring acyl groups [Evidence IEA];~go_function: GO:0031177 - phosphopantetheine binding [Evidence IEA];~go_process: GO:0006633 - fatty acid biosynthetic process [Evidence IEA]), which produces MSTTPQSPCSSTTEYTTDNTSLGTYDGVAVVGMSCRVAGDVSSPQQLWDALLSQKDGAGEVPASRWKPYYTRNPRNKAILDKAVKLGYFVKNIDDFDSQFFGISPKEAEQMDPQQRISLEVAFEALQDAGIPAKSLKGTDTSVFWGVNSDDYSKLLLEDLGAIDAWMGIGTAYCGVPNRISYHLDLKGPSVAVDAACASSLVAVHNGVSAILSGESSIAIVGGVNALYGPGLTIVLQRAGALASDGRCRSFDDGAKGYGRGEGAGAVILKSHAQAVRDGDHILGIIQGTAVAHDGKKNGIMAPNAAAQSLVARNALRVANMEPSAVQYIEAHATSTPLGDPTEVSAMSAVYGGKRNGPCYIGSIKPNIGHLEAGAGVMGLIKAVLAVQKGILPPQTNLSTLNSRVDWKESGLEVVQKEAKWPKCHGPRRAAICSYGYGGTVSHAILEQHQDQTQVQDVRRPDVKLLLISAPQKKRLPLIAESLRTWIAANGTEENLASICTALATRRDHHDFRFSASVKSIPEALQSLDSLIQGKAPGKWACENRCLPTNVGKETVWVFSGHGAQWIDMGKEILTNPVFTNAVKPLDEVVQSEIDSSPIAWLRDGDFESTDRIQILTYIMQIGIATVLESNGLFPNAIIGHSVGEIAASVVAGALSPVEGALVVTRRAVLYRQVMGQGAMVLVNKPSTEVSQDLQSRSDVAVAISSSPSSCVIAGPKDEIALIADTYREQGIKASFVKTDVAFHSPMMSPLGRPLVASMKDTLHPRRPSVKLYSTSLSDPRGQASRDSEYWINNMISPVRLTETIACAIEDGYRVFLEVSSHPIVSHSITETVMDAGIEDFSVVSTMRRDQPAELSVLHALGQLHCAGVDVDWRMQMPGPWAQGLPTETWLHQTLLPKLSSAPGSMETHNISQHTLVGHRIPVAGTDTIVYSTVLDKESKPFPGDHPVSGTEIIPAACLLNTFIKATQSSCLEQVNLKVPVAVDVARAVQVVVQGREVKIMSQLSSTDSDTVNDSSWLTHTTACFDAGSTSTSDEKVDLSCSGRIRQSDTFTVDYLASVGVSAMGFPWRVLEHYGDSQEMLARVDVAPGVDIPDWDISSWAPFLDAATSIGSTIFFDEARLRMPSKIQQIEIFSGSSPPKVGWVHVLRDRSSECRADVRVLDEQGTVLLNLTGMQFSEIEGVAGSTTSAGSLVHRLAWPPALPSEEPFQIDQLVLVCRDQSLMQEYVSSLPGHVHSLQLSQCDELQSLPNKGVKDGTAIAYIPPRISSLQNVSEETENQTWELLQIVKYAVHSGLPVKVFVLTANAINGDCPTALANSPLVGLSRVISSEHPDHFGGLIDGENCSVPLTAMKYIQGADVIRIQDGVPRTGRLRSLPSEARTQEVARSMPRPEGTYLITGGLGDLGLATAEFLVEKGARRLVLLSRRSLPPRSTWSQPHEGYQRAISKVQELEKLGVSVHTLAIDIGAQDATTKLHDSLHSLNLPPVLGVVHAAGIVENELVLNSTKAAFHRVFSPKISGALALHEAFPPGSLDFFVLYSSCGQLLGFQGQASYGSANAFLDTLATYRRSLGDNAISFQWTSWRGMGLGSDSDFVAAELEGKGVTDITRQEAFQAWMYLAQFDMDHGVVLRTRTLHPDEPVPCPVIRDIVTRSTPDGSTTGQAVSKDGAGPGSSNAIPTSGPELKAYLDEHIRSCVAEVLQTAANDVDSKAAMSDYGLDSVMSVILRRKLQKSLNVSVPPNFTWNNPTVQHLVEWFSQRVGGQSA; this is translated from the exons ATGTCAACCACGCCCCAATCCCCGTGTAGTTCTACTACGGAATATACCACTGATAACACCTCGCTG GGCACATACGATGGAGTCGCTGTGGTCGGGATGTCCTGTCGCGTCGCCGGGGATGTCAGTAGCCCCCAGCAACTGTGGGACGCTCTGCTGTCCCAGAAGGACGGCGCTGGTGAGGTCCCTGCCTCGCGATGGAAGCCATACTACACACGGAACCCTCGAAATAAAGCGATCCTCGATAAGGCCGTGAAGCTAGGATATTTCGTTAAGAACATTGATGATTTCGACTCTCAGTTCTTTGGCATTTCACCAAAGGAAGCTGAACAGATGGACCCCCAGCAGCGGATCTCACTCGAGGTCGCTTTTGAGGCACTTCAGGACGCCGGTATTCCTGCAAAGTCTCTGAAAGGAACGGACACATCCGTCTTCTGGGGTGTCAACTCAGACGACTACTCCAAGTTACTCCTGGAGGATCTGGGCGCGATTGATGCCTGGATGGGTATTGGAACCGCATACTGTGGCGTACCGAACCGGATATCCTATCACCTTGACCTGAAAGGACCCAGTGTAGCTGTTGATGCAGCATGTGCGTCCTCTCTTGTTGCTGTTCACAATGGCGTATCCGCAATTCTCAGCGGCGAGTCGAGCATCGCCATTGTCGGCGGCGTCAACGCCCTATACGGGCCTGGGCTGACGATAGTCCTGCAAAGAGCTGGCGCTCTCGCCTCCGATGGTCGTTGCCGCTCATTCGATGATGGAGCAAAGGGCTACGGGCGTGGAGAGGGTGCTGGGGCTGTAATTCTGAAAAGTCATGCCCAGGCTGTAAGGGACGGCGACCATATACTTGGTATCATCCAGGGAACCGCTGTAGCCCACGATGGAAAGAAGAATGGGATCATGGCTCCAAATGCTGCTGCCCAGAGTCTTGTTGCACGGAACGCACTTCGCGTTGCTAACATGGAGCCCAGCGCTGTCCAGTATATTGAAGCCCACGCAACCTCCACACCATTGGGAGATCCTACCGAGGTTTCAGCCATGAGTGCTGTATATGGTGGGAAGCGCAATGGTCCGTGCTATATAGGCTCTATCAAGCCAAATATCGGGCATTTGGAGGCGGGAGCCGGTGTCATGGGTCTTATCAAAGCTGTTCTCGCAGTTCAGAAAGGGATACTCCCTCCCCAAACGAACCTGAGCACGTTGAATAGCCGAGTCGATTGGAAGGAGTCTGGCCTAGAGGTTGTCCAAAAGGAGGCAAAGTGGCCGAAATGTCATGGACCACGCCGGGCAGCCATCTGCTCCTATGGCTACGGCGGGACAGTTTCCCATGCTATACTGGAGCAACATCAGGATCAGACTCAAGTTCAGGATGTGCGACGGCCTGATGTTAAGCTGTTGCTCATCTCTGCCCCACAGAAGAAACGATTACCGTTGATTGCCGAATCCCTGCGAACTTGGATTGCGGCGAATGGGACAGAGGAGAACCTGGCGAGTATCTGCACTGCCCTAGCCACCCGACGTGACCATCATGACTTCCGGTTTTCAGCCAGTGTCAAGAGTATTCCAGAGGCTCTTCAATCACTGGATTCTCTCATCCAAGGAAAAGCACCAGGGAAGTGGGCGTGCGAAAACCGCTGCTTGCCTACCAACGTCGGCAAGGAGACCGTCTGGGTGTTTTCAGGGCATGGAGCCCAGTGGATAGACATGGGCAAAGAAATTCTCACCAATCCTGTATTCACCAACGCAGTTAAACCACTAGACGAAGTCGTACAGAGCGAGATCGACTCGTCACCTATTGCGTGGCTGCGTGACGGCGATTTCGAGTCCACCGACAGGATCCAGATCCTGACATATATCATGCAGATCGGCATCGCTACTGTTCTAGAGTCAAACGGTCTGTTCCCGAATGCGATAATTGGCCATTCCGTCGGTGAAATTGCTGCCAGCGTCGTTGCAGGGGCACTATCACCTGTGGAAGGGGCCTTGGTCGTCACTCGGCGGGCTGTTCTATACCGTCAAGTCATGGGCCAGGGTGCAATGGTGCTCGTCAACAAGCCTTCCACCGAAGTCAGCCAGGACCTCCAAAGTCGGTCAGATGTGGCTGTCGCGATCAGCTcgtcgccttcatcctgCGTTATTGCAGGGCCAAAGGACGAGATTGCCCTGATTGCCGATACGTATAGAGAACAGGGCATCAAGGCTTCTTTTGTCAAGACAGACGTTGCATTCCACAGTCCTATGATGTCTCCCCTGGGTAGGCCACTGGTTGCCTCAATGAAGGATACATTACACCCGAGACGCCCCTCTGTGAAGCTATATTCAACATCACTCTCCGATCCCCGTGGTCAGGCCTCCCGAGATTCTGAATACTGGATCAACAACATGATTAGCCCTGTGCGGCTTACCGAAACTATAGCCTGTGCTATTGAGGACGGTTACCGGGTTTTCCTCGAGGTATCAAGCCATCCGATAGTATCCCACTCGATCACCGAGACCGTGATGGACGCCGGTATTGAAGATTTCTCAGTTGTTTCAACCATGAGACGCGACCAGCCCGCCGAACTAAGTGTTTTGCATGCTCTTGGCCAGCTGCATTGCGCCGGGGTTGATGTGGACTGGAGAATGCAGATGCCGGGTCCTTGGGCTCAGGGACTACCGACAGAGACATGGCTCCATCAAACTCTCCTACCAAAGCTCTCCTCTGCTCCAGGGAGTATGGAAACCCACAACATCAGCCAGCATACCCTTGTTGGGCATCGCATTCCAGTCGCGGGCACAGACACTATTGTGTACAGCACGGTGCTAGACAAAGAATCGAAGCCCTTCCCTGGAGACCACCCCGTTTCGGGCACTGAAATTATCCCCGCTGCCTGTCTGCTCAATACTTTCATCAAGGCCACGCAGAGTAGCTGCCTGGAGCAGGTGAACCTGAAAGTGCCGGtggctgttgatgttgcgCGAGCAGTGCAGGTCGTCGTGCAGGGTCGCGAGGTGAAGATTATGTCTCAGCTTAGCAGCACAGATTCTGACACTGTCAATGACTCCTCATGGCTTACGCACACCACTGCGTGTTTTGACGCTGGCTCAACCTCTACCTCCGATGAGAAGGTTGACCTGAGCTGTAGTGGCAGGATAAGGCAATCGGATACCTTCACAGTTGACTACTTGGCAAGCGTCGGAGTCTCCGCGATGGGCTTCCCCTGGAGGGTCTTAGAGCATTATGGCGACTCGCAGGAGATGCTGGCACGAGTGGATGTTGCCCCGGGGGTCGATATACCGGACTGGGATATCTCATCGTGGGCACCATTCCTAGATGCTGCAACTTCGATAGGGTCGACCATCTTCTTTGATGAAGCTCGTCTACGCATGCCATCAAAGATCCAACAAATTGAGATATTTTCAGGGAGTAGTCCGCCTAAGGTTGGCTGGGTCCATGTCCTCAGGGACCGCAGCAGTGAGTGCCGTGCGGATGTTAGGGTTCTTGATGAGCAGGGAACGGTGCTTTTAAATCTCACTGGAATGCAATTCTCTGAAATCGAAGGCGTCGCTGGTTCTACCACATCGGCTGGTAGTCTGGTTCATAGACTTGCGTGGCCACCGGCCCTGCCGTCAGAAGAGCCTTTCCAGATTGACCAGCTTGTCCTGGTGTGTAGAGATCAGTCTTTGATGCAGGAATATGTCTCCTCCCTCCCTGGCCATGTCCATTCATTGCAGCTCTCCCAGTGCGATGAGCTTCAGTCTTTACCTAACAAGGGTGTGAAAGACGGTACGGCTATTGCATATATTCCACCGAGGATTTCATCTCTTCAAAACGTCTCCGAAGAAACAGAGAACCAAACTTGGGAGCTGCTTCAAATCGTAAAATATGCAGTGCATTCTGGATTACCGGTCAAAGTGTTTGTGCTCACGGCAAATGCCATCAACGGCGATTGCCCAACAGCGCTTGCCAATTCTCCCCTGGTAGGGCTGAGCAGGGTGATTTCTAGTGAACACCCTGACCACTTCGGGGGACTCATTGATGGCGAGAATTGTTCGGTACCTCTGACGGCCATGAAATACATCCAGGGAGCCGATGTGATCCGCATTCAAGATGGAGTACCAAGGACCGGCAGGCTTCGCTCATTGCCATCAGAAGCCCGAACACAAGAGGTGGCTCGATCCATGCCTCGCCCTGAAGGGACATACCTGATTACAGGCGGATTGGGAGACCTAGGTCTTGCGACCGCTGAGTTCCTGGTCGAGAAAGGAGCTCGCCGTCTAGTTCTACTATCTCGTCGTTCTCTCCCTCCGCGATCAACCTGGAGCCAGCCTCACGAAGGCTACCAGCGGGCTATATCGAAGGTCCAAGAACTAGAGAAGCTGGGCGTTTCAGTCCACACCCTCGCTATTGATATCGGAGCACAGGATGCCACTACAAAACTCCATGACTCGCTGCACAGTCTAAACCTCCCACCAGTCCTCGGTGTCGTGCATGCAGCCGGTATAGTAGAAAACGAGCTGGTCCTCAACAGCACCAAAGCCGCTTTCCACAGGGTCTTCAGCCCAAAGATTAGCGGCGCTCTTGCCTTGCATGAGGCCTTCCCACCAGGGTCCCTGGATTTCTTCGTTCTCTACTCGTCGTGCGGTCAGCTCCTAGGATTCCAAGGTCAGGCTTCGTACGGGAGTGCGAACGCCTTTCTGGATACACTGGCTACATATCGTCGAAGTCTAGGAGATAATGCAATTTCGTTCCAGTGGACGTCCTGGCGGGGGATGGGGCTGGGAAGTGACTCCGactttgttgctgctgagctcGAAGGGAAAGGCGTTACGGATATTACGCGCCAGGAGGCATTCCAGGCCTGGATGTATCTCGCGCAGTTTGACATGGACCATGGCGTTGTTCTTCGTACGCGTACCCTGCACCCGGATGAGCCAGTGCCCTGTCCTGTTATTAGGGATATAGTTACTCGCTCGACGCCTGATGGATCCACCACTGGTCAGGCAGTCTCGAAAGATGGAGCTGGGCCTGGTTCCTCTAACGCTATCCCCACATCTGGGCCTGAACTGAAGGCGTACCTGGATGAGCATATCCGCTCATGCGTTGCGGAAGTACTACAGACAGCTGCCAATGATGTAGATTCCAAAGCTGCAATGAGCGACTACGGGCTGGATTCCGTCATGAGTGTTATTCTGAGACGGAAGCTGCAGAAATCGTTGAATGTCTCTGTTCCACCGAACTTTACGTGGAATAATCCTACCGTGCAGCACTTGGTCGAGTGGTTTTCGCAGAGGGTTGGTGGCCAGAGTGCATGA
- a CDS encoding putative secondary metabolism biosynthetic enzyme (COG:Q;~EggNog:ENOG410PNK2;~InterPro:IPR036291,IPR002347;~PFAM:PF08659,PF00106;~SMCOG1001:short-chain dehydrogenase/reductase SDR;~antiSMASH:Cluster_3.3;~go_process: GO:0055114 - oxidation-reduction process [Evidence IEA]) yields MSAPAFLYSQLFVSLPLPDHDFTGQTVVITGANTGLGLEAARHMLKLNASHLILGVRNLSKGHTAKEELQKSTGKTTPIDIFHLDMEDYESVKSFAASVSSLPRVDVAILNAGKMSQEFYIAEKDESTITVNVVSTMLLGLLILPKLRASAQDGRPTPRLVIVASDRHVMTNLPEWKTPNTFATLRAATDSGPDDRYYASKLLAVLCMRELANKIASTSPKVVVNGLTPGYCLTHLVDGITGFWGWQLHMMKFSVARTAEQGSRTLVHAATLGLEGHGKYLNDAKIDDGALSAFVRSEEGNQAQQKVWGELLEKLEAIVPGVSANIS; encoded by the exons ATGTCTGCCCCAGCCTTTCTCTACTCTCAGCTGTTCGTTAGCCTCCCCCTCCCAGACCATGACTTCACTGGGCAAACTGTGGTCATTACAGGTGCGAACACCGGCCTCGGACTTGAGGCAGCACGCCACATGCTGAAGCTGAACGCGTCCCACCTGATTCTGGGAGTGCGCAATCTATCCAAGGGACATACAGCAAAGGAGGAGCTCCAGAAATCCACCGGCAAAACCACCCCAATCGATATCTTCCACCTCGACATGGAAGACTACGAGTCGGTCAAGAGCTTCGCTGCGTCCGTTTCCTCCCTGCCCCGAGTTGACGTGGCAATTCTCAATGCGGGAAAGATGTCCCAGGAGTTCTACATTGCCGAGAAGGACGAGAGCACCATTACGGTGAATGTCGTCAGCACGATGCTCCTGGGGCTGCTGATACTCCCGAAACTTCGAGCATCGGCGCAGGATGGACGGCCTACTCCGCGACTGGTCATTGTGGCGTCTGATCGGCATGTCATGACCAACTTACCGGAGTGGAAGACGCCCAATACGTTCGCTACCTTGCGGGCTGCGACGGACTCTGGGCCGGACGATCG GTACTACGCATCCAAGCTGCTTGCAGTTCTGTGCATGCGGGAATTGGCGAACAAGATCGCCTCCACCAGCCCCAAGGTTGTGGTCAATGGGCTCACCCCTGGGTATTGTCTTACGCACCTTGTCGATGGCATTACGGGCTTCTGGGGCTGGCAGCTGCACATGATGAAGTTCTCGGTTGCCAGGACAGCCGAGCAGGGCTCTCGTACCCTGGTCCATGCGGCAACCCTTGGTTTGGAGGGGCATGGGAAATACTTGAATGACGCCAAGATTGACGA TGGAGCCTTGTCGGCCTTTGTTCGAAGCGAGGAGGGCAATCAAGCCCAGCAGAAGGTTTGGGgtgagctgctggagaaATTGGAAGCGATTGTGCCAGGCGTATCAGCAAACATTTCTTAA
- a CDS encoding cytochrome P450 (COG:Q;~EggNog:ENOG410PKQ1;~InterPro:IPR001128,IPR002401,IPR036396;~PFAM:PF00067;~SMCOG1034:cytochrome P450;~antiSMASH:Cluster_3.3;~go_function: GO:0005506 - iron ion binding [Evidence IEA];~go_function: GO:0016705 - oxidoreductase activity, acting on paired donors, with incorporation or reduction of molecular oxygen [Evidence IEA];~go_function: GO:0020037 - heme binding [Evidence IEA];~go_process: GO:0055114 - oxidation-reduction process [Evidence IEA]), whose protein sequence is MGSQTAIVLSSPYMIKQLIDKQSAVYSNRPKSYIADNLVFHNDHLMFLNPDTRWRRGRRLYHKFFNETLCENSHHHLQNAEATQLLKDICQTPDNFMNHIKRFTNSIIMSLVTGIRTPTPSATHMKSLYAVLDGISEIFEMGATPPVDIFPFLNLIPEKFFNNWKSRSAALAQTMDSVYGPLVDRVLSRREKSGSLNKESYLDMIFDQQDTLQLTRHEIDLMLGNLLEGGSDTTAITTIAFIQAMALYPEVQKEAQAAIDSVIGDDRTPTWEDFSSLPFVVMVVKETMRWRPVMPTAFPHATSKESTIDGMTVPAGSTVIMNVWNLHNDSTYHDNPAHFNPHRYKDRTELAAVYASSPDYQNRDHYGYGSGRRVCPGIHLAERGLFVAFAKLMWAFDITLKVDGVGSTVPINCDPVTGYTDGFLRCARPFGVDIKPRSEERQRTILAEFERAEREVFSKYDI, encoded by the exons ATGGGGTCCCAAACTGCCATCGTCCTGAGCTCTCCATACATGATAAAGCAGCTCATTGACAAACAGTCGGCCGTGTACAGCAACCGCCCCAAGTCATACATTGCAGACAATCTGGTCTTCCACAACGACCATCTCATGTTCCTGAATCCAGACACGAGATGGCGACGGGGACGGCGGCTTTACCATAAATTCTTCAACGAAACGCTCTGCGAAaacagccatcaccaccttcAAAACGCCGAGGCGACACAGCTCCTCAAGGATATCTGCCAAACGCCAGACAATTTCATGAACCATATCAAACGGTTCACAAACAGCATCATAATGAGCCTGGTCACCGGTATCCGAACACCAACCCCGTCGGCAACTCATATGAAAAGCCTTTATGCCGTGCTGGACGGTATCTCTGAGATATTTGAAATGGGAGCAACCCCGCCAGTCGACATATTCCCTTTTCTGAATTTGATCCCTGAGAAATTCTTCAATAACTGGAAATCTCGCTCTGCTGCCCTTGCTCAGACTATGGACTCTGTATACGGCCCTCTGGTTGACCGAGTCCTATCACGCCGGGAGAAATCCGGGTCACTGAACAAGGAAAGCTACCTGGATATGATTTTCGACCAGCAGGATACGCTGCAGCTGACCCGGCATGAAATCGATCTTATGCTGGGTAATCTGCTAGAAGGCGGGTCTGACACGACGGCTATAACGACAATTGCATTTATCCAGGCCATGGCTCTGTATCCGGAGGTGCAGAAGGAGGCACAGGCAGCTATTGACTCAGTTATTGGCGACGACAGAACACCGACATGGGAGGACTTTTCAAGCCTTCCTTTCGTTGTCATGGTCGTCAAAGAGACAATGCGCTGGCGGCCTGTGATGCCAACCGCCTTTCCACACGCAACAAGCAAAG AGAGCACCATCGACGGAATGACCGTCCCCGCCGGCTCAACCGTTATCATGAACGTCTGGAACCTGCACAACGACAGCACCTACCACGACAACCCGGCCCATTTCAACCCGCATCGATACAAAGATCGCACAGAGCTAGCTGCAGTGTATGCATCCTCCCCGGACTACCAAAACCGCGACCACTACGGCTACGGCTCTGGGCGTCGTGTCTGTCCTGGTATCCATTTAGCGGAACGTGGTCTTTTCGTCGCATTTGCGAAGCTGATGTGGGCGTTTGATATTACGCTCAAGGTGGACGGCGTGGGAAGCACAGTCCCCATTAATTGTGATCCTGTCACTGGATATACCGATGGGTTTTTAAGGTGTGCTAGACCTTTTGGGGTTGATATTAAGCCGCGCTCGGAGGAGAGACAGAGGACTATCCTGGCTGAGTTTGAACGTGCGGAGCGAGAGGTGTTTAGCAAGTATGATATTTAA